In a genomic window of Corynebacterium choanae:
- the mtrA gene encoding MtrAB system response regulator MtrA, whose product MAHKILVVDDDPAISEMLTLVLEGEGFSTVAVLDGAEAVSVFERENPDLVLLDVMLPGMSGIDICRTIRRTSPVPIVMLTARTDTVDVVVGLESGADDYINKPFKAKELIARIRACLRRQDPPPAEVLTVGDLEIDVPGHQVKRGDKEIPLTPLEFELLHELARKPRQVFSREQLLEKVWGYRHATDTRLVNVHVQRLRAKIEKDPENPQIVQTVRGVGYKTGY is encoded by the coding sequence GTGGCCCACAAAATTCTCGTTGTCGATGACGATCCGGCGATCTCTGAGATGCTCACGTTGGTGCTGGAAGGCGAAGGGTTTTCCACTGTCGCCGTGCTTGACGGCGCGGAAGCGGTGAGCGTGTTTGAACGGGAAAACCCTGATTTGGTGTTGCTGGATGTCATGCTGCCGGGCATGAGCGGTATCGATATTTGCCGGACGATTCGGCGAACCTCCCCGGTGCCGATTGTGATGCTGACCGCCCGCACCGACACTGTTGATGTGGTGGTGGGGCTGGAATCTGGGGCGGATGACTACATCAACAAACCGTTTAAAGCCAAAGAACTCATCGCCCGGATTCGGGCATGTCTGCGGCGCCAGGATCCGCCACCGGCAGAAGTGCTCACTGTCGGTGACCTGGAGATCGACGTCCCCGGCCACCAGGTCAAGCGGGGCGATAAAGAGATTCCGCTCACCCCACTCGAGTTTGAATTGTTGCATGAGTTGGCGCGCAAACCCCGGCAGGTGTTTTCCCGCGAACAGCTGCTGGAAAAAGTGTGGGGCTATCGTCACGCAACCGACACCCGGCTGGTGAATGTGCATGTGCAGCGGCTGCGGGCAAAGATTGAGAAAGATCCGGAAAACCCGCAGATCGTGCAGACTGTGCGAGGCGTGGGGTATAAAACCGGCTACTAA
- the mtrB gene encoding MtrAB system histidine kinase MtrB — translation MARILQVQLQRIRHLSRTSLQWRVVGSVFTTSLVMIVGLGLVLVWFVSQQLIDTKLQIASNEIERARITVEQQVEATDSSNSLQVRLNSARAALTNKTSSSTTGEAAAVYEPVVQVTNTDGSVVASPEGYRIPETLREVVAQQQVAYQFTTVTRNDGSLARSLIIGSPTQSDIPGLEVYLVLPLENEESTLSLIRRLLAVGGLLLVGLLLAITFLLTRQIIQPVRSASRIAQRLTAGHRKERMQVKGEDEMATLARSFNTMAESLSQQIQQLEEYGDLQRQFTSDVSHELRTPLTTVRMAADVIADNREELDPITARASELMIRELDRFEALLGDLLEISRHDAGVADLNEEQVDITTAIVSAFSQVQHLAKELGVPVYFALPSTPTVVRCDIRRIERILRNLLANAIDQSEGHPILVRLAANDQAAGITVSDNGVGLKPGQEALVFNRFWRADASRVRHSGGTGLGLSIAHNDALLHGGTLDAKGEIGVGSTFRLIVPREPAGHVDRDPLPLTLLPSFTDDSVEHYREGLEAGLLTTDPSWRIRNYGDTTGNPALTAGTIAGQDADVTEDLQLDNQPPSAANTIADEAEQLIDAADSNAAAHAERSRTNATAATANSPAEGIASTTTTSDTVPTTPAAAVVSTAPVEVAAPPEPPSQPTSHNRGGEDTTQTPVDHRQLYEQSPAENSAENQHGYPAAFPTPADLATPQSDSGTTAREAMRHIPEDEPVTEEELAAFDDFDDFGDIADADDADIIAERSDQHRSPQQAAEQSTPATPPTGDHQ, via the coding sequence GTGGCTCGAATTCTGCAAGTACAGCTGCAGCGAATACGGCATTTAAGCCGGACGTCTCTGCAATGGCGGGTGGTCGGTTCGGTGTTTACCACCTCATTGGTGATGATTGTTGGCCTCGGGCTGGTGCTGGTGTGGTTTGTTTCCCAGCAGCTCATCGACACGAAGCTGCAAATCGCCTCCAACGAAATTGAACGGGCACGTATCACCGTTGAACAGCAGGTGGAGGCCACCGACAGTTCCAATAGTTTGCAGGTGCGGCTTAATTCGGCACGGGCGGCATTGACTAATAAAACTTCCAGCAGTACCACGGGGGAGGCGGCGGCAGTCTATGAGCCGGTGGTGCAGGTCACCAACACTGATGGCAGTGTGGTGGCTTCCCCGGAGGGGTATCGTATCCCTGAAACGCTGCGGGAGGTGGTGGCGCAGCAACAGGTGGCCTACCAGTTTACGACTGTCACCCGCAACGATGGCAGCCTTGCCCGGTCGCTGATTATTGGCAGCCCCACCCAGTCAGACATTCCCGGGTTGGAAGTGTATTTGGTGCTTCCGCTGGAGAATGAAGAATCGACCTTGTCGCTGATTCGGCGACTGCTTGCAGTGGGGGGTTTGCTGCTGGTCGGATTGTTGTTGGCGATTACGTTTTTGCTGACTCGACAGATTATTCAACCGGTGCGTTCCGCCTCCCGGATTGCGCAGCGTCTCACCGCCGGGCATCGTAAAGAACGCATGCAGGTCAAGGGTGAAGATGAGATGGCCACCCTGGCGCGGAGTTTTAACACCATGGCCGAATCGTTGTCGCAACAGATTCAACAATTGGAAGAATATGGTGATTTGCAGCGGCAGTTCACCTCTGACGTGTCCCACGAGCTACGCACTCCGTTAACGACAGTGCGGATGGCTGCGGATGTGATTGCCGATAACAGGGAAGAGCTTGATCCGATCACTGCCCGCGCCTCAGAGTTGATGATTCGGGAATTGGATCGTTTCGAAGCTTTGCTGGGGGATTTGCTGGAGATTTCTCGCCACGATGCGGGGGTCGCTGACCTCAACGAGGAACAAGTCGATATCACTACTGCGATCGTCTCTGCGTTCTCGCAGGTGCAGCATTTAGCGAAAGAACTCGGTGTGCCGGTGTATTTTGCGCTGCCTTCAACCCCGACGGTGGTGCGCTGCGATATTCGCCGGATTGAACGGATTTTGCGGAATCTGTTAGCCAATGCGATTGACCAATCGGAAGGTCACCCAATTTTGGTGCGGCTCGCCGCCAATGATCAGGCCGCAGGTATCACGGTCAGCGACAACGGGGTGGGATTGAAACCTGGCCAGGAAGCACTGGTGTTTAATCGTTTCTGGCGGGCTGACGCTTCCCGGGTGCGGCATTCTGGCGGCACCGGTTTGGGATTGTCCATCGCACATAATGATGCGTTGCTGCACGGCGGCACTTTGGATGCGAAAGGTGAGATCGGGGTGGGATCCACCTTCCGGCTCATTGTGCCGCGGGAACCAGCCGGCCATGTGGATCGGGATCCGCTGCCGCTGACGTTGCTGCCAAGTTTCACCGATGACAGTGTTGAACATTATCGGGAAGGCCTGGAGGCGGGTCTGTTGACCACCGATCCGAGTTGGCGGATCCGAAACTATGGGGACACCACTGGAAACCCTGCACTCACGGCGGGAACCATCGCTGGGCAAGACGCCGATGTCACCGAGGATCTGCAGCTGGATAACCAGCCACCATCGGCAGCAAACACTATAGCTGACGAAGCAGAGCAGCTAATTGATGCTGCGGACAGTAACGCCGCAGCGCATGCTGAACGCAGTCGCACGAATGCCACTGCGGCTACAGCCAACAGTCCAGCCGAGGGTATCGCGTCAACTACGACAACAAGTGATACTGTGCCAACCACTCCAGCCGCCGCTGTAGTCAGCACAGCACCAGTGGAGGTTGCTGCGCCGCCAGAGCCCCCATCACAGCCCACATCTCACAACCGGGGCGGTGAGGATACCACGCAGACTCCTGTGGATCACCGCCAGTTGTACGAACAGTCACCGGCGGAAAACAGTGCCGAAAACCAGCACGGCTATCCGGCAGCATTCCCAACCCCGGCTGATTTAGCGACACCACAATCGGACAGCGGAACCACAGCACGGGAAGCGATGCGGCATATTCCCGAAGATGAACCGGTCACCGAAGAAGAACTCGCCGCCTTCGACGATTTCGACGACTTCGGCGATATCGCCGATGCCGACGATGCCGACATTATCGCTGAGCGAAGTGATCAACACCGCAGCCCGCAACAGGCAGCAGAGCAATCTACACCGGCAACACCACCGACAGGAGACCACCAATGA
- the lpqB gene encoding MtrAB system accessory lipoprotein LpqB, producing MSMSQQRSNGGTGDVAATVHTPQPAWLPQPRPRRETRPLAIGAIVATLALGISGCGSLPGDSNPQVLRTFEASTPTEVELAPKPGQEPDLLLRDFFTASAKPAQKHQAARAYLTDTAAAAWDDTTGTLIVNRIDLISEPGASADSITYSVRGDVVGQLGTGGVFTPQKLDYEAQIELVKANGEWRISTLPAGVVMERNELRNRYTPRDLFFFNPTGKWLVPDRRWVYDGQSNLDTALLSLLMEGPQRRLAPGVLDDVPAEAVFAGYEQGVYRFTGFEDLDADARHRFSAQVVWVLARANIPGPYRIELDGAPVVPGQLGLTVDDVAEFNPTAKQATIAPLYAVVEGALNIIEGEQLSPVPGPLGGSKQIQSADVSATGGVVAAVLGDPGDALAPVRLELGPLGDATQTIQTARSLTRPSFERDATALWTVVDSRTITRIARSTATGEVSQIEVDTTALFDPAGQTPAATSEQPPITALQLAPSGVRAAFIRDGRLYVATVARPQVGQRALIDAVEVSGPNIAGSAKSVDWTSDGALLVGTANALSPVWIVAIDGSAQTPLPSGNITAPVVDVAASVSTYYLTDANAMLQLPTQSSSASFWREVPAVLGRRATPIIAE from the coding sequence ATGAGCATGTCCCAACAGCGCAGCAACGGTGGCACCGGTGACGTAGCCGCAACAGTGCATACACCTCAACCAGCCTGGTTGCCTCAACCACGCCCCCGGCGGGAAACACGACCGCTTGCCATCGGCGCAATAGTAGCCACCCTGGCGCTCGGGATTAGCGGTTGCGGATCACTGCCCGGCGACTCCAATCCGCAGGTGCTGCGCACGTTTGAAGCATCCACCCCAACAGAAGTAGAACTCGCCCCCAAACCCGGTCAAGAACCCGACCTGCTGCTGCGGGATTTTTTCACTGCCAGCGCTAAACCAGCCCAAAAACATCAAGCTGCCCGCGCCTATCTCACCGACACGGCGGCTGCCGCTTGGGATGACACCACCGGCACCCTTATCGTCAACCGCATCGACCTGATCAGCGAACCCGGCGCCTCAGCAGACTCCATCACCTACAGTGTGCGCGGTGATGTCGTCGGACAGTTAGGCACCGGCGGGGTGTTCACCCCCCAAAAACTCGACTATGAGGCACAAATCGAACTCGTCAAAGCAAACGGCGAGTGGCGAATCTCCACCCTGCCCGCCGGGGTAGTGATGGAACGCAACGAGCTCCGCAACCGCTACACCCCCCGCGATCTGTTCTTTTTCAACCCCACCGGAAAATGGCTCGTCCCCGATCGGCGGTGGGTCTACGACGGCCAATCCAATCTCGACACCGCCTTGCTGTCTCTGCTCATGGAAGGACCTCAACGCCGGCTCGCGCCGGGGGTGCTCGATGATGTGCCGGCGGAAGCCGTGTTCGCCGGCTATGAACAGGGGGTGTACCGTTTCACCGGATTTGAAGACCTCGACGCTGATGCCCGCCACCGATTCTCGGCACAAGTGGTGTGGGTGCTGGCACGAGCTAATATTCCAGGGCCGTATCGCATCGAACTCGACGGTGCACCGGTTGTGCCCGGCCAACTGGGGCTCACTGTTGATGACGTCGCGGAATTTAACCCTACGGCAAAACAAGCCACCATCGCGCCGCTGTATGCGGTCGTCGAAGGAGCCCTCAACATTATTGAAGGGGAACAGCTCAGCCCAGTACCCGGACCGCTAGGTGGATCCAAACAAATCCAATCCGCTGATGTTTCAGCTACCGGCGGGGTGGTGGCAGCTGTGCTTGGTGACCCCGGCGATGCGCTCGCCCCGGTGCGGTTGGAACTAGGGCCGCTTGGGGATGCCACCCAAACTATTCAAACAGCCCGGTCGCTGACCCGGCCGTCATTTGAACGGGATGCTACAGCGTTGTGGACTGTGGTGGATTCCCGCACCATCACCCGCATTGCCCGCTCCACCGCCACCGGGGAAGTTTCCCAAATCGAAGTTGATACCACCGCCTTATTCGACCCGGCTGGCCAAACTCCTGCCGCAACGAGTGAACAGCCACCGATTACTGCCCTGCAGCTTGCGCCCTCTGGGGTGCGGGCGGCATTTATTCGTGACGGTCGGCTCTATGTGGCAACAGTCGCCCGCCCCCAGGTCGGGCAGCGGGCATTGATCGATGCGGTGGAAGTATCTGGGCCAAATATTGCCGGATCAGCGAAAAGTGTCGACTGGACCTCTGACGGCGCCCTGCTAGTTGGTACCGCCAATGCGCTGTCACCAGTGTGGATCGTTGCCATCGATGGTTCGGCGCAAACCCCTCTGCCAAGTGGCAACATCACCGCCCCGGTGGTTGATGTGGCCGCTAGTGTGTCCACCTACTATCTCACCGACGCGAACGCTATGCTGCAGCTTCCCACTCAAAGCAGTTCTGCTTCTTTCTGGCGGGAAGTTCCAGCAGTGCTCGGCAGAAGAGCAACCCCCATCATCGCTGAATAA
- the hpf gene encoding ribosome hibernation-promoting factor, HPF/YfiA family: MTTPAENTSALRPETKVSITGRNVEVPDHFAERVHTKLAKIERLDPTLTFFHVELHHEPNPRRGAQTDKIQITATGKGHIARAEAKEDSFYAALETALDRMERSLRKVKVRRKIARSGHRTPKSYGEIAAEVLAQEREAAQKYDQQPESADPYEATIEEQMPGQIVRRKEHSAIPMSVDDALSEMELVGHDFYLFVNEEDGRPSVVYRRHAFDYGLITLADGPATNES, from the coding sequence GTGACCACACCTGCTGAGAACACATCCGCCCTGCGTCCGGAAACCAAGGTTTCCATTACCGGCCGCAATGTCGAGGTTCCAGACCACTTCGCTGAGCGCGTTCACACGAAGCTGGCAAAAATTGAACGACTCGACCCGACGTTGACGTTCTTCCACGTGGAATTGCACCACGAACCAAACCCACGCCGCGGCGCCCAAACTGACAAGATTCAGATCACCGCCACCGGCAAAGGTCACATTGCTCGCGCAGAAGCGAAAGAAGATTCCTTCTATGCAGCGCTGGAGACTGCCCTCGACCGCATGGAACGCTCCCTGCGGAAGGTGAAGGTTCGCCGGAAGATTGCACGCTCCGGGCACCGCACCCCAAAGTCGTATGGCGAAATCGCTGCCGAAGTGCTGGCGCAAGAACGTGAAGCCGCACAGAAATACGATCAGCAACCAGAATCAGCTGATCCGTATGAGGCAACCATTGAAGAGCAAATGCCTGGGCAGATTGTTCGTCGCAAGGAACACAGCGCTATCCCGATGAGTGTGGATGATGCACTCTCTGAGATGGAACTGGTCGGCCACGACTTCTATCTCTTCGTCAACGAAGAAGATGGACGCCCCTCGGTGGTATACCGTCGTCACGCATTCGACTATGGTCTGATCACCTTGGCGGACGGTCCGGCAACTAACGAAAGCTAG
- the secA gene encoding preprotein translocase subunit SecA translates to MLNVLRVGEGRAVKRLGKIADQVIALESEYAALTDDELKAKTVEFKDRIAKGESVDDLLLEAFAVAREASWRVLDQKPYKVQIMGGAALHFGSVAEMRTGEGKTLTCVLPAYLNALEGKGVHVVTVNDYLAKRDSEWMGRVHRFLGLTTDVILGDMTPPQRRKAYNADITYGTNNELGFDYLRDNMAKSLDDLVQREHYFAIVDEVDSILIDEARTPLIISGPTDSNSEWYHAFSDIVPRMKPEIHYDVDHRKRTVGVREEGVEFVEAQLGIDNLYAPENSQLVSYLNNAIKAKELFTRDKDYIVRNGEVLIVDEFTGRVLPGRRYNEGMHQAIEAKEDVEIKNENQTLATITLQNYFRLYDKLAGMTGTAETEASELHQIYKLDVVQIPTNRPNQRQDLDDLIYKTQEAKFAAVAEDIADCVDRGQPVLVGTTSVERSEYLSQLLTRKGIKHHVLNAKHHEEEAEIVAQAGLPGAVTVATNMAGRGTDIVLGGNPDILADINLRERGLDPVETPEEYEAAWDEEIAKMKDRSRKLAEKVREAGGLYVLGTERHESRRIDNQLRGRSGRQGDPGTTRFYLSMRDELMVRFVGQSMENMMNRLNVPDDVPIEAKMVTNAVKGAQTQVEQQNFEMRKNVLKYDEVMNEQRKVIYRERNEILQGADVAPQVRNMIDSTITAYVAAETADGYVEDWDMDKLWHALESLYGPSKPWQELLESDEVGSRGELPAQALLDWLLADANAQYDELEQGVTTLTGDEENMRNLERTTILSVVDTKWREHLYEMDYLKEGIGLRAMAQRDPLVEYQKEGGDMFNAMKDAIMEETVRNLFTVRKQILPAIQASGEPDVNHDGVVDDKDLNPTEPDEGPDPDKLRYSAPEEA, encoded by the coding sequence ATGCTCAATGTTCTCAGAGTGGGTGAAGGCCGTGCTGTGAAACGGCTCGGCAAAATCGCCGACCAGGTGATCGCACTGGAGTCGGAGTATGCCGCCCTCACCGACGATGAACTCAAAGCAAAGACGGTGGAGTTTAAAGACCGGATCGCCAAAGGGGAAAGCGTCGACGATCTCCTGCTGGAGGCGTTCGCGGTTGCCCGGGAAGCTTCCTGGCGTGTCCTGGATCAAAAGCCCTACAAGGTGCAGATTATGGGTGGTGCCGCCCTGCACTTCGGCAGCGTTGCCGAAATGCGCACCGGTGAAGGGAAAACCCTGACCTGTGTGCTGCCGGCCTATCTCAACGCGCTGGAAGGCAAGGGTGTCCACGTTGTTACCGTCAACGACTATCTGGCGAAACGTGACTCGGAGTGGATGGGTCGTGTTCACCGCTTCCTAGGGTTGACCACTGACGTGATCCTGGGTGATATGACCCCGCCGCAGCGGCGGAAAGCCTACAACGCTGATATCACCTACGGGACGAACAATGAGCTCGGGTTCGATTATCTGCGTGACAACATGGCCAAGTCGCTTGACGACTTGGTGCAGCGCGAGCATTATTTTGCAATCGTCGACGAGGTCGACTCGATCCTGATCGATGAGGCGCGAACCCCACTGATTATTTCCGGACCTACCGACTCAAACTCGGAGTGGTATCACGCCTTCTCCGATATTGTGCCGCGGATGAAACCAGAGATTCACTACGATGTGGATCACCGTAAGCGTACTGTCGGTGTGCGGGAAGAAGGGGTGGAGTTTGTCGAGGCTCAACTGGGTATCGACAACCTGTACGCACCAGAGAACTCCCAGCTGGTGAGCTATCTCAACAACGCCATTAAAGCGAAAGAGCTGTTCACCCGCGACAAGGACTATATTGTCCGCAACGGGGAAGTGCTCATTGTTGACGAGTTCACCGGTCGTGTGCTGCCCGGTCGCCGCTACAACGAAGGTATGCACCAGGCGATTGAGGCAAAAGAAGACGTCGAGATCAAAAACGAAAACCAGACGTTGGCCACCATCACCCTGCAGAACTATTTCCGTCTCTACGACAAGCTGGCGGGTATGACTGGTACTGCAGAGACTGAAGCCTCCGAGCTGCACCAGATTTACAAACTTGATGTGGTGCAGATTCCAACAAACCGGCCGAATCAGCGGCAGGACTTGGATGATCTCATCTACAAGACGCAGGAAGCCAAGTTTGCAGCGGTTGCTGAAGACATTGCCGACTGTGTGGATCGTGGCCAGCCGGTGCTCGTTGGTACCACTTCGGTGGAACGCAGCGAATATCTTTCCCAGCTGCTGACCCGCAAGGGGATTAAGCACCATGTGCTCAACGCGAAGCATCACGAGGAAGAAGCTGAAATCGTTGCCCAGGCTGGTTTGCCGGGAGCAGTAACGGTGGCTACGAACATGGCCGGTCGTGGTACCGATATTGTGCTTGGTGGCAACCCGGATATTTTGGCTGATATCAACCTGCGCGAACGTGGCCTTGATCCGGTGGAAACCCCGGAAGAATATGAGGCTGCGTGGGATGAAGAAATCGCCAAGATGAAGGATCGTTCCCGCAAGCTTGCTGAAAAGGTGCGTGAAGCTGGCGGGTTGTATGTGCTCGGCACGGAGCGCCATGAGTCACGGCGTATCGATAACCAGCTGCGTGGTCGTTCCGGCCGGCAGGGTGATCCGGGTACTACTCGCTTCTATCTGTCGATGCGTGACGAGCTCATGGTGCGGTTCGTTGGCCAGTCCATGGAAAACATGATGAACCGGCTGAACGTGCCTGACGATGTGCCGATCGAAGCGAAAATGGTCACCAACGCGGTGAAGGGTGCACAAACCCAGGTTGAGCAGCAGAACTTCGAAATGCGTAAAAATGTGCTCAAGTATGACGAGGTCATGAATGAGCAGCGCAAGGTTATCTACCGGGAACGCAATGAGATCCTGCAGGGTGCCGATGTGGCTCCCCAGGTTCGCAACATGATCGATTCGACGATTACTGCCTATGTTGCTGCGGAAACCGCCGACGGCTATGTCGAAGATTGGGACATGGACAAATTGTGGCATGCCCTCGAGTCGCTCTATGGTCCGTCGAAGCCGTGGCAGGAACTTCTCGAATCCGACGAGGTGGGTTCCCGTGGTGAACTTCCGGCTCAGGCATTGCTCGATTGGCTGCTCGCTGATGCGAATGCGCAATACGATGAGCTGGAACAAGGGGTCACTACCTTAACTGGTGACGAAGAAAACATGCGCAATTTGGAGCGCACCACGATTTTGTCGGTGGTGGATACCAAGTGGCGTGAGCACCTCTATGAGATGGATTATCTGAAAGAGGGGATTGGGTTGCGTGCCATGGCGCAGCGCGATCCACTGGTGGAATACCAGAAAGAAGGCGGCGACATGTTCAATGCCATGAAAGACGCCATCATGGAAGAGACGGTGCGCAACCTGTTTACTGTCCGCAAGCAGATCCTGCCTGCGATCCAAGCCTCCGGTGAGCCGGATGTGAACCACGACGGGGTGGTTGACGATAAGGATCTCAACCCCACCGAACCTGATGAGGGGCCAGATCCTGACAAGTTGCGTTACAGCGCACCTGAGGAGGCCTAG
- a CDS encoding HAD family hydrolase has translation MKLRGLIVDYCGVLDMSEEDARRWRELLKALQQIGVKAAILSNDPGGPGAEHIRLWQEQGYVEAVLLSGEIGVEKPAPEAFEQAAAAIDVPANDCVLVDDSILNVRAAVDTGLVGVYYQQFDRAVVEITGLFGYEGDL, from the coding sequence ATGAAATTACGTGGCCTGATCGTCGACTATTGCGGCGTACTCGATATGAGCGAAGAGGATGCCCGCCGCTGGCGGGAGCTGTTGAAAGCACTGCAGCAGATCGGGGTGAAGGCAGCTATTTTGTCGAATGACCCAGGCGGCCCTGGTGCGGAACATATTCGCCTGTGGCAGGAACAAGGCTATGTGGAAGCTGTCCTGTTGTCCGGGGAGATCGGCGTTGAAAAACCTGCACCGGAGGCGTTTGAGCAGGCTGCGGCAGCAATCGATGTGCCGGCCAACGACTGTGTGCTCGTCGACGATTCGATTTTGAATGTGCGGGCTGCCGTCGACACTGGTCTGGTCGGGGTGTACTACCAGCAGTTTGACCGGGCAGTCGTCGAAATCACCGGCCTGTTCGGCTATGAAGGTGACCTGTAA
- a CDS encoding DUF6912 family protein: protein MRVYIPATFSRLATLHDTGMLPAAGGWGFAATKALHDFFTSGEDEEIEMVAIDEAARAVFRLLQTESDYAPLRRVVIAADLPESQVVPAPEHGEAVVQLSPATVSLDQIACIFIDHEASEPLVEKAIAAIDAADLGDEDAELVVGDALELLMGWYVPAELDDLIATYVTGA from the coding sequence ATGCGGGTGTATATTCCAGCCACCTTTAGCCGGCTGGCGACCTTGCACGACACCGGAATGTTGCCGGCTGCTGGCGGCTGGGGTTTCGCGGCCACCAAGGCGCTGCATGACTTCTTCACCTCTGGGGAGGATGAAGAGATCGAAATGGTTGCTATCGATGAGGCAGCCCGGGCAGTGTTCCGCCTGTTGCAAACCGAATCGGACTATGCACCGTTGCGGCGGGTGGTGATTGCCGCCGATTTGCCCGAATCCCAGGTTGTTCCCGCCCCGGAACACGGGGAGGCGGTAGTGCAGCTTTCCCCGGCAACGGTGTCATTGGATCAGATTGCGTGCATATTTATCGATCATGAGGCAAGCGAACCGCTGGTAGAAAAAGCGATTGCTGCTATTGATGCGGCTGATCTGGGCGACGAGGATGCCGAGCTGGTGGTCGGTGACGCCCTGGAGCTGCTGATGGGCTGGTATGTGCCAGCGGAACTTGATGATCTCATCGCCACCTATGTCACCGGTGCATAG